DNA from Mucilaginibacter mallensis:
TACACAGATGAGCCCTGGGTTGGACCTTGCTACACGGATTGCCTTTCCGCTGGCGGCTATTTTAATCAGCAGCGGCTTTTTTGCAAGCGCAGGTGGCAGCGGGCTTACACAACCTAATAAGTTTATTATTATCCTATATGCCGGGGCATTGCTTTTAGTTGCCGGGCTGATTGTTTTGGGAGTTGGATTGATAAAAAGCAGATAAAGAAAGATTATACCGTCTATACAGACATGGCTCATAATTGACTCACCCCGACTTTGCTTCGCCCGTCGACCCTCTCTCCGCTAAAGCGGAAAGAGGGTAAAAAAATGCCCCTTCAAGCATAAATGCTTGAAGGGGCTTAAAAATCTTTTATTTGCGCTTACCTTCTTTGCCGCCTGCGGCAGAGAGGGTGGTCAAGCGAAGCGATGACCGGGTGAGTCACCCTACGCGTTTATTTAAATGCATACTTTATACCCAGGCCCGGCGCAATGTCAAAAAATGGCCCACTTGCCAGTTCGATCCTTGGGTTAAGATCCAAACTTACGGCTATAGGTGAGTTGGGGATAACATATTCAAGGCCGATAACGCCATCAGCACCCAATAATATGTGATTGCTGCTATAATACTCATCATCACCATTAAACCGCTGGTAATCTCCCTTGCCTACCGCTCCAATATGCGCGCCAAATCCGTAATAAAACTTTAACTCAGGCACATTAAATGCTTCCTGGTTTATCTCATACAGTCCGGTAATTACTACTCCGTGATGGCTCCTGAAACCTAATATGCCTTCATACGAAACATTGTCTGTAGCAAAATATTTCCCCGAGATCCCGTCCTCATAACCGCCAAACTTTAAACCCGCGGCAATTGTATAGTTTGATGCATCCTGATTTTGCGCCTGTGACCGTGTTGTGATCAATAAAAAAGAAACTAAAACAGCTAATGATAATACCAGTTTTTTCATCCAATTGTGGTTTTTATTTATACTTAATGCTTTTATCCTAAACGGCCGAAATTAGATTTTATGGCCTCAACATTAAAAAAATAAGTATTTAATATTCATAATATATTATATATCAGCCAAAAACATTTATATATCTATATAAAATAAACAATCAATAAGGCGCATTAATAATTAAGGCTATGGCTTATTTACAAGCATAAAATGATAAATTAGTGCCGTTATTTTTAAATTATGACCTTTAACATCTTCCATAAAAAAACTTCACAAATAGCCTTATTGCTGCTTACAGGATTTCTTCCTCTAGGTTGTGTACAAGGGCAATTAACAAACACCAGCGGGCACGAATACCGTAATGGTATGGTTGTTTGTGCCTATCCTGATGCATCGCAGGCGGGGCTTACCATATTACAAAAAGGCGGCAACGCTGTTGATGCCGCAGTAGCTGTACAATTCGCGCTGGCTGTAACTTTGCCTGAGGCCGGCAACATTGGTGGTGGCGGCTTTATGGTTTACCGTGGCGCTGATGGTCAAACCAACACGCTCGATTTCCGTGAAAAAGCACCCGCCATGGCCAGTACCAATATGTACCTTGATTCGGCAGGCAATGTAATACCTGATATGAGTCTTTACACCCACAAGGCATCAGGCGTGCCCGGCTCTGTTGATGGTATGGTAACCGCACATAAAAAATATGGCAAACTAAGCTGGGCGGTACTGCTGCAGCCAGCTATTGACCTGGCAACCAATGGCTTTAAAATAACCAAACATTTGGCCAACGATCTTAACCGCAACCAGGCCATATTTAAAAAGCTGAATCCGGGAAAGATATATTTGTTAAAGGATACACCATGGAAAGAAGGCGATGTATTAGCACAGCCTGACCTTGCCAAAACGCTGGAACTGATCCGCGATAAAGGTCGTGATGGATTTTATGACGGCCCGGTTGCTGACGCGCTGGTAGCTGAAATGAAAAAAGGTGATGGGCTGATCTCAAAAGCCGATCTTACCAATTATCACGCTGTATGGCGTAACGCTATTACAGGTAATTATAAGGGCTATAAAATAATCACCATGCCGCCGCCATCAAGCGGGGGGATTGCGTTGCTGCAATTATTAAAATCAGTTGAAAAATACCCTATCCAAAAATGGGGACATAACCAGGACTCAACCGTGCAGGTTATGGTTGAGGCCGAACGCCGCGTATATGCCGACCGCTCCAAATACCTGGGCGACCCCGATTTTTATAAAGTACCTGTCGATAGCCTGCTAAACCCGGTTTATTTGAATGCCCGCATGAAAAGCCTGAACTGGAACGCCGCTACACCAAGCACCAGCATACAGCCTGGCGCATTTGTAGGCTACGAAAGCGACCAAACCACGCATTACAGCATTGTTGACCGTGATGGTAATGCGGTATCAATAACCACTACTTTGAATGACTCCTTCGGCTCAAAAATATTTGTGGCCGGTGCAGGCTTTTTGCTGAATAATGAGATGGACGACTTTAGCTCGAAACCGGGTGTACCTAATATGTTCGGTCTGATTGGTGGCAAAGCTAACAGCATACAACCCGGCAAACGCATGCTATCGTCCATGACGCCTACCATTATTGAAAAAGATGGGCAATTATTCATGGTAGTAGGTACGCCGGGTGGTGCAACTATCATGACCTCGGTATTCCAAACCATATTGAATGTGATAGATTTTGACCAGGATATGCAGCAAGCGGTAACATCAAAACGTTTTCACTCGCAATGGCTGCCCGATAATGTAGAGATCGAAGCCGGAGCTTTAGATACGCTTACCAGGCAAAAACTGGAGAAAAAAGGATATAAAATAATTGATTACAGACCAATTGGCCGGGTTGATGCAATTTTAAAAACCAAATGGGGTTATTATGATGGCGGCGCCGACCCACGTGGTGATGATACTAAACTGGGATGGTAATTTGAGTTGGCAGTTCGCGGTGAGCAGTTTGCAGTTTACATAGTAAATTAGCACACTGAGAACTGCCTACCGAAAATTGCCGACTAAGCAAGAAACTGCAAACTGCCTACTGAGAACTGCAAACTAAAAAACATGCGTAACACAATAAAGAGCCAGGAAACCATTGATTATTTTTTGAAAATAGTATGGCAAACTATGGCCAACAGGTATAACCAGATTGTAACCGAATTTGGCATTACACAATCTATAGGCTACCTGCTCATAAATATTGATGAAAATGAAGGCACTACGGTATCAAAAGCGGCATCATTACTGGGCCTTAAATCAACCAGCCTATCGCGTATGCTTAACCAGTTGGAGAAAACCGGCTTGATATACCGGGAGCTAAACCCGGGCGATAAACGTTCGGTAAAAATTTACTTAACCCCCCTTGGCAAAGAAAAAAGACACATGGCCCGTGCCGTAGTAAAACAATTCAATAACTACCTCAACACGCATATCAACGACAGTGATAAGCAGTATTTAATAGAAATGCTGGAAAAAATAAACCAGTTAACCCTCAATTACAAGCCTGTAAAGCCCTAAAAAGTGCCCTCTGTAACAATAAAACACGCTTTAAAGTGTTAGGATAGCATATAAATTGTTAAAAAGTGTTAAGCTGCCGTTTTTGAATTATAAAAGAATAAATTTGCCTTTTGAAAATCAGATGAACAGGGTATTATTAATTTTTGCGTTTTTTTCTGTTTGTTGCCTTATGGCATGTCAAAAATCAACAGAGTTTGGCAGCACACAATATAAGGCACAAGCTGCTATTGACGATGCAATATTGACCCAGTATATTAAAGACAACAATTTAACAGACAGCGCAAAAAAAGTGAATGATACTTCTGGTGTGTATTATATAATAGAGGATCCCGGATCGGGAAACACATTATTTACCAATTCAACACAAGTAACCGTTGGCGATACTGGCAGAACGATAGTTAAAGGGCAAATAGGTAAGGGATCGCTATTTTACCAAACCCTGCAGTATCACCCAACCTATCCAATAGGATCGGTAATATTGGGCTGGCAACTGGGGATTCCAATGGGGTCAACCGGCGGGGAAGTGCGTTTGCTGATACCATCACGCTATGCATACGGCCCTGTTGCTCACCCTGAATTAAACCAGTACGATTTATCAAAAACCGGGTTACCTGCTAACTCGATACTCGATTTCCGAATAAGACTTTATGATGTAATTAATTAATTAAATGAAACAAACACTTTTTACGCTTTTATTACTTTCTACAATAGGGCTGGTATCCTGCAAAAAAACGGGAACACAACCCAACATTAAGCAATATGACGAAACTCAGATACAAAATTATATAAGCGCTAATGGCATATCAGGTATGGTAAAAGATACCGTAGGCCAGGATAGTACCGGTATATATTATAAAATACTTACCAGCCCTAAAACTGTTACTACAATTATAGGTGATACCAGCAAAATATCGTTTATATTCACACTAAAAAGCTTCGACGGAAAATATTCAAGTACTGATACTATACAAAATCATTACGATGGCTATGTAGGGCATATTACACTGGATGCTTTGCCACTTGGCCTCAGGCTGGCAATTCTTAATAATTTAAAATATCGCGGTTATAGCATGCGTATACTTATACCATCACATCTGGCTTATGGTATAAGTGGTTATGGCAGCGGTAGTATTGAAAATACATCGAGCAGAATTGCCGGCAACCAATGCCTTGATTACTATGTGCATGTTATTAACAATGTAAATGCACCTATTGCTGATAACCAGGCAACTTATGATGATCAGACAATTCAGCAGTACATGAAACACGAGAATTTTACTGATTACATAAAAACTTCTACAGGCTTGTATTATAAAATAATAACCCCGGGCACCGGCGCAAAAATCATCAACCAAAATTCAACGGTTGAATGTACCTATACAGGTATGTTGTTAAATAATATCCAGTTTGATTCAGCCAACAACGGTGCTGATAGTGTTTCGCTTGAAGTACCAGACCTTATAAAAGGTATGCAGGAAGGATTAACACATGCTACTACCGGCACACTGATATCAATGATAATACCTTCGGGGCTTGCTTATGCCGAAACAGCTACAACAGGCGTACCGGTAAACAGCTGTTTACGTTTTGAATTTAAGGTAGTAGATGTTACTCCATAATATTATTTAGCCAGGGCGGCTTTAAAAGCTTTCAGGCACCTATCTCGCGCGAACGCGTGATCAATAATGGGTTTTGGATATTTGCTGAAGTCGGCATATTCCGGAACCCATTTTTTTATGTAGATAAAATCAGGGTCGAACTTTTTAAGTTGTGAATCGGGGTTAAAGATCCTGAAATACGGCGCGGCATCCGTACCACTCCCCGCCGACCACTGCCAGCCGCCAACATTGCTGGCCATTTCATAATCCAACAGCTTACGGGCAAAATAGCGCTCGCCCCAGCGCCAGTCAATCAGCAAATCCTTTGATAAAAAACTGGCCACTATCATGCGTACCCGGTTATGCATATAACCTGTAGCATTCAATTCGCGCATGCCTGCATCAACCAGCGGAAAGCCTGTTTCGCCATTGCACCAGGCTTTGAATTGCTCTTCATCATTCACCCATTGTATCCGATCGTACTCCGGCCTGAAGGCATGATCCATCGTTTCAGGGAAATGATCCAGTATCATCATATAAAACTCACGCCATATGAGCTCATTCAGCCACGTTTTCTCGCTAAAGCTATTGGCTGTGTGTACAAGTTCCCTGATACTAACTGTGCCAAAACGCAAATGCAAGCCGATATGGGAGGTGCCATGCACACCGGGAAAATCTCTTTTTTCGGCGTAGTCCTTTATTACACCTTTATAATCTTTGCTTGGTATGGGCAGATCGCTTTTCTCAAAGCCTATCTCCCTTAAGGATGGAACAGGCAGTGCATCCGCCCTAAATAAATTTTTAAAATACTTTTTTGTAGGATAAGCCTTCAGGGAGAACGGCGCTAAGGTTTCATACCATTTACGCATATATGGCGTATATACCGTATAGGGCGAGCCATCGCTTTTAACAACCTCGTCCCTTTCAAAAATAACCTGATCTTTATAAGTTTTAAAGCTGATCTTATGCCGCTTTAACTTTTCAGCTACTGCTTCATCACGCTTTTTGGCATAAGGCTCATAATCATGATTGGTATAAACAGCGGCAACTGTATAGATTTTTAAAATATGATCCCAGGCATGTTCAACCTTATCATAAATCACCAATAAGCTGCTGTTATATTTTTCAAGCTCTTTATTAATATCTTCAATAGTTTGGTAGATGAAGGTTACCCGAGCATCATCCTT
Protein-coding regions in this window:
- a CDS encoding MarR family winged helix-turn-helix transcriptional regulator, with protein sequence MKSQETIDYFLKIVWQTMANRYNQIVTEFGITQSIGYLLINIDENEGTTVSKAASLLGLKSTSLSRMLNQLEKTGLIYRELNPGDKRSVKIYLTPLGKEKRHMARAVVKQFNNYLNTHINDSDKQYLIEMLEKINQLTLNYKPVKP
- the ggt gene encoding gamma-glutamyltransferase, whose protein sequence is MTFNIFHKKTSQIALLLLTGFLPLGCVQGQLTNTSGHEYRNGMVVCAYPDASQAGLTILQKGGNAVDAAVAVQFALAVTLPEAGNIGGGGFMVYRGADGQTNTLDFREKAPAMASTNMYLDSAGNVIPDMSLYTHKASGVPGSVDGMVTAHKKYGKLSWAVLLQPAIDLATNGFKITKHLANDLNRNQAIFKKLNPGKIYLLKDTPWKEGDVLAQPDLAKTLELIRDKGRDGFYDGPVADALVAEMKKGDGLISKADLTNYHAVWRNAITGNYKGYKIITMPPPSSGGIALLQLLKSVEKYPIQKWGHNQDSTVQVMVEAERRVYADRSKYLGDPDFYKVPVDSLLNPVYLNARMKSLNWNAATPSTSIQPGAFVGYESDQTTHYSIVDRDGNAVSITTTLNDSFGSKIFVAGAGFLLNNEMDDFSSKPGVPNMFGLIGGKANSIQPGKRMLSSMTPTIIEKDGQLFMVVGTPGGATIMTSVFQTILNVIDFDQDMQQAVTSKRFHSQWLPDNVEIEAGALDTLTRQKLEKKGYKIIDYRPIGRVDAILKTKWGYYDGGADPRGDDTKLGW
- a CDS encoding FKBP-type peptidyl-prolyl cis-trans isomerase; translation: MACQKSTEFGSTQYKAQAAIDDAILTQYIKDNNLTDSAKKVNDTSGVYYIIEDPGSGNTLFTNSTQVTVGDTGRTIVKGQIGKGSLFYQTLQYHPTYPIGSVILGWQLGIPMGSTGGEVRLLIPSRYAYGPVAHPELNQYDLSKTGLPANSILDFRIRLYDVIN
- a CDS encoding FKBP-type peptidyl-prolyl cis-trans isomerase, translated to MKQTLFTLLLLSTIGLVSCKKTGTQPNIKQYDETQIQNYISANGISGMVKDTVGQDSTGIYYKILTSPKTVTTIIGDTSKISFIFTLKSFDGKYSSTDTIQNHYDGYVGHITLDALPLGLRLAILNNLKYRGYSMRILIPSHLAYGISGYGSGSIENTSSRIAGNQCLDYYVHVINNVNAPIADNQATYDDQTIQQYMKHENFTDYIKTSTGLYYKIITPGTGAKIINQNSTVECTYTGMLLNNIQFDSANNGADSVSLEVPDLIKGMQEGLTHATTGTLISMIIPSGLAYAETATTGVPVNSCLRFEFKVVDVTP
- a CDS encoding cryptochrome/photolyase family protein: MKKTPISIFWFRRDLRLEDNAGLYHALKGEHPVLPLFIFDREILDQLEDKDDARVTFIYQTIEDINKELEKYNSSLLVIYDKVEHAWDHILKIYTVAAVYTNHDYEPYAKKRDEAVAEKLKRHKISFKTYKDQVIFERDEVVKSDGSPYTVYTPYMRKWYETLAPFSLKAYPTKKYFKNLFRADALPVPSLREIGFEKSDLPIPSKDYKGVIKDYAEKRDFPGVHGTSHIGLHLRFGTVSIRELVHTANSFSEKTWLNELIWREFYMMILDHFPETMDHAFRPEYDRIQWVNDEEQFKAWCNGETGFPLVDAGMRELNATGYMHNRVRMIVASFLSKDLLIDWRWGERYFARKLLDYEMASNVGGWQWSAGSGTDAAPYFRIFNPDSQLKKFDPDFIYIKKWVPEYADFSKYPKPIIDHAFARDRCLKAFKAALAK